In Brachypodium distachyon strain Bd21 chromosome 2, Brachypodium_distachyon_v3.0, whole genome shotgun sequence, one genomic interval encodes:
- the LOC100842551 gene encoding ER membrane protein complex subunit 6 yields MASGESTSRTVSALHPRTASPCRTPIRGEQISGGMASTGGGISDEVPIFHAENLTSNVKSINYSRTFLSIISGVVAGIWGFTGLTGFVFYFLVMIVSSLGLLVKAKFSVHTYFDSWNRILLEGVNGGLMSFVLFWTFFYDIVHIF; encoded by the exons ATGGCAAGCGGTGAGTCAACCTCGCGCACTGTTTCTGCCTTGCATCCTCGGACCGCCTCTCCTTGTCGCACTCCGATTCGCGGGGAACAGATCAGCGGTGGGATGGCGTCGACCGGCGGGGGGATCTCCGACGAAGTTCCTATCTTCCATGCGGAGAATCTCACCAGCAACGTTAAATCCATCAACTACAG TCGTACGTTTTTGTCAATCATTAGTGGAGTTGTTGCTGGAATCTGGGGATTCACTGGCTTGACAGGATTTGTGTTCTACTTCCTTGTCATGATAGTGTCATCACTTGGGCTTTTGGTGAAGGCTAAATTTTCGGTTCATACCTACTTTGACAGTTGGAACAGGATTTTACTTGAAGGAGTTAATGGTGGCCTTATG TCTTTCGTGCTATTTTGGAC ATTTTTCTATGATATCGTCCACATCTTCTGA
- the LOC100842039 gene encoding origin of replication complex subunit 4 isoform X1, with protein MAAAAAAPVASQAQAVLRKRLCDPAFVHSPLKSSPDTNYSKLKYLVASSVSEACNNSVLLLGPRGCGKGAVRFLFFFPSLTCRNAVLVFDEMCLWVNGSTYRCAVFSVGGLGFISLQVLDMVLEDLKKEHPDAISVIRLNGMLHSDDNCAMKDIARQLCLQHELSFSKMASSDDNTEFMIDMLRECGLAHKTVIFILEEFDLFAQGKQRLLYSLLDAMQSLTSQAVVIGMSCRLDADQLLEKRVRSRFSHRKLLFIPSSLDDIQSLTEHLLMLDQASVLPTNYVTEYNSRLTSIFNHKKFKGILNSLTDADATTSNILRFLFRVVSYMDKESGLLSIDCFTNALSCMQRQPKMDSLQDLSILELYVLVCMNRLEDKEQNSYNFNTIMKEYKSIQDAYKTSDKYATTVCFRAFEHLLDRELITFADTKGRNIALEYRPVKLLISSRELAESLKLNTTCPTVLQKLLDRERYM; from the exons atggcggcggcggcggcggcgcccgtcGCGAGTCAAGCACAGGCAGTGCTCCGCAAGCGGCTCTGCGACCCGGCCTTCGTCCACTCCCCTCTCAAATCCTCGCCAGACACCAACTACAG TAAGCTGAAGTACCTCGTGGCTAGTTCCGTCTCAGAGGCCTGCAACAATTCCGTCCTCCTGCTTGGACCCCGCGGCTGCGGAAAAGGAGCGGTGAggttccttttcttcttcccttctCTGACGTGCCGAAATGCAGTGTTGGTGTTTGACGAAATGTGCCTGTGGGTAAATGGTTCTACCTACCGATGTGCTGTGTTCTCGGTTGGGGGCTTAGGTTTCATTTCTTTACAGGTGCTCGACATGGTTCTAGAGGACCTGAAGAAGGAACATCCTGATGCGATATCTGTG atcaGGCTGAATGGGATGTTACATAGTGATGACAACTGTGCCATGAAG GACATTGCTAGGCAGCTTTGTTTGCAGCATGAACTGTCATTTTCCAAAATG GCTTCTTCAGATGACAACACCGAATTCATGATTGACATGTTACG GGAGTGCGGATTAGCTCACAAGACTGTAATTTTTATCCTGGAAGAGTTTGACCTCTTTGCTCAG GGGAAGCAGCGGTTACTCTATAGCTTACTTGATGCGATGCAGTCTCTTACATCACAAGCTGTTGTCATTGGTATGAGTTGCCGATTG GATGCAGATCAACTGCTAGAAAAAAGAGTTCGATCCCGCTTCTCTCATAGGAAGCTTCTTTTCATTCCTTCTTCATTGGATGATATACAGAG CTTGACGGAACATTTGCTAATGCTAGACCAAGCCTCGGTCTTACCAACAAACTATGTTACGGAGTATAACTCAAGGCTTACT AGCATTTTCAACCATAAGAAGTTCAAAGGAATTCTCAACTCTCTCACAGATGCTGATGCAACAACCAGCAACATCCTGAGATTTCT TTTCAGAGTGGTGTCATATATGGACAAGGAATCTGGACTTCTGTCAATTGACTGCTTTACAAATGCACTTTCCTGCATGCAGAGGCAACCCAAGATGGACAGTTTGCAAG ATCTGTCGATTTTGGAACTGTACGTACTTGTGTGCATGAATAGACTAGAAGATAAGGAGCAAAATTCTTACAACTTCAACACTATAATGAAAG AATACAAATCTATACAGGACGCCTACAAAACTTCTGACAAGTATGCTACCACTGTTTGTTTTAGG GCTTTTGAACATCTTCTGGATCGCGAGTTGATTACCTTCGCAGATACCAAAGGGAGAAATATAGCGCTTGAATATCGGCCTGTCAAACTTCTAATATCTTCTCGTGAGCTTGCAGAATCCCTCAAGTTAAACACTACCTGCCCT ACTGTACTGCAGAAGCTGCTTGACCGTGAAAGATACATGTAA
- the LOC100842039 gene encoding origin of replication complex subunit 4 isoform X2, with product MAAAAAAPVASQAQAVLRKRLCDPAFVHSPLKSSPDTNYSKLKYLVASSVSEACNNSVLLLGPRGCGKGAVLDMVLEDLKKEHPDAISVIRLNGMLHSDDNCAMKDIARQLCLQHELSFSKMASSDDNTEFMIDMLRECGLAHKTVIFILEEFDLFAQGKQRLLYSLLDAMQSLTSQAVVIGMSCRLDADQLLEKRVRSRFSHRKLLFIPSSLDDIQSLTEHLLMLDQASVLPTNYVTEYNSRLTSIFNHKKFKGILNSLTDADATTSNILRFLFRVVSYMDKESGLLSIDCFTNALSCMQRQPKMDSLQDLSILELYVLVCMNRLEDKEQNSYNFNTIMKEYKSIQDAYKTSDKYATTVCFRAFEHLLDRELITFADTKGRNIALEYRPVKLLISSRELAESLKLNTTCPTVLQKLLDRERYM from the exons atggcggcggcggcggcggcgcccgtcGCGAGTCAAGCACAGGCAGTGCTCCGCAAGCGGCTCTGCGACCCGGCCTTCGTCCACTCCCCTCTCAAATCCTCGCCAGACACCAACTACAG TAAGCTGAAGTACCTCGTGGCTAGTTCCGTCTCAGAGGCCTGCAACAATTCCGTCCTCCTGCTTGGACCCCGCGGCTGCGGAAAAGGAGCG GTGCTCGACATGGTTCTAGAGGACCTGAAGAAGGAACATCCTGATGCGATATCTGTG atcaGGCTGAATGGGATGTTACATAGTGATGACAACTGTGCCATGAAG GACATTGCTAGGCAGCTTTGTTTGCAGCATGAACTGTCATTTTCCAAAATG GCTTCTTCAGATGACAACACCGAATTCATGATTGACATGTTACG GGAGTGCGGATTAGCTCACAAGACTGTAATTTTTATCCTGGAAGAGTTTGACCTCTTTGCTCAG GGGAAGCAGCGGTTACTCTATAGCTTACTTGATGCGATGCAGTCTCTTACATCACAAGCTGTTGTCATTGGTATGAGTTGCCGATTG GATGCAGATCAACTGCTAGAAAAAAGAGTTCGATCCCGCTTCTCTCATAGGAAGCTTCTTTTCATTCCTTCTTCATTGGATGATATACAGAG CTTGACGGAACATTTGCTAATGCTAGACCAAGCCTCGGTCTTACCAACAAACTATGTTACGGAGTATAACTCAAGGCTTACT AGCATTTTCAACCATAAGAAGTTCAAAGGAATTCTCAACTCTCTCACAGATGCTGATGCAACAACCAGCAACATCCTGAGATTTCT TTTCAGAGTGGTGTCATATATGGACAAGGAATCTGGACTTCTGTCAATTGACTGCTTTACAAATGCACTTTCCTGCATGCAGAGGCAACCCAAGATGGACAGTTTGCAAG ATCTGTCGATTTTGGAACTGTACGTACTTGTGTGCATGAATAGACTAGAAGATAAGGAGCAAAATTCTTACAACTTCAACACTATAATGAAAG AATACAAATCTATACAGGACGCCTACAAAACTTCTGACAAGTATGCTACCACTGTTTGTTTTAGG GCTTTTGAACATCTTCTGGATCGCGAGTTGATTACCTTCGCAGATACCAAAGGGAGAAATATAGCGCTTGAATATCGGCCTGTCAAACTTCTAATATCTTCTCGTGAGCTTGCAGAATCCCTCAAGTTAAACACTACCTGCCCT ACTGTACTGCAGAAGCTGCTTGACCGTGAAAGATACATGTAA
- the LOC100834100 gene encoding uncharacterized protein LOC100834100 has product MASTVLATTAITLVSVISVFIGATAGGGRSSAPLQLGVYGSKSGQAFAAKYMAISLCFMLAFVCNVQAIRLYAHASFLLGLPSWAGPEDEEAEGPAAAAAAREEWVAYVARTVNRGSHAWSLGLRAFYVSLALFLWTFGPIPMLACSVLMCALLYFLDTTSTSEYAKGVQQHIHGERTADKDSTV; this is encoded by the coding sequence ATGGCGTCGACGGTGCTGGCGACGACGGCCATCACGCTCGTCTCCGTCATCAGCGTCTTCATCGGcgccacggccggcggcggccgctcatccgcgccgctgcagctgggGGTGTACGGGAGCAAGTCGGGGCAGGCGTTCGCGGCCAAGTACATGGCCATCTCCCTCTGCTTCATGCTCGCCTTCGTCTGCAACGTGCAGGCCATCCGGCTCTACGCGCACGCCAGCTTCCTCCTGGGCCTCCCTTCCTGGGCCGGGCCAGAGGATGAAGAAGCTGAaggcccggcggcggcggcggcggcgcgggaggagtGGGTGGCGTACGTGGCCCGGACGGTGAACCGCGGCAGCCACGCCTGGTCGCTGGGCCTCCGCGCCTTCTACGTGTCGCTGGCGCTCTTCCTCTGGACGTTCGGGCCCATCCCGATGCTGGCGTGCAGCGTCCTCATGTGCGCCCTGCTCTACTTCCTCGacaccaccagcaccagcgAGTACGCCAAGGGGGTGCAGCAGCACATACACGGCGAAAGGACCGCCGACAAGGATAGCACCGTGTGA
- the LOC100833485 gene encoding bidirectional sugar transporter SWEET6a-like: MCRPTFWRIIKNKDVEEFKSDPYLATLLNCMLWVFYSILCVLFGSAMYASPLTIMVRVIKTKSVEYMPFFLSLVSFLNGVCWTSYALIKFDLCVTIPNGLGALFGLVLYACYYKSTPKKEKLKLD, translated from the exons ATGTGCAGGCCGACGTTCTGGCGGATCATCAAGAACAAGGACGTGGAGGAGTTCAAGTCGGACCCGTACCTAGCGACGCTGCTCAACTGCATGCTCTGGGTGTTCTACAGCATCCTCTGCGTCCTATTCGGCTCGGCAATGTACGCCTCCCCGCTCACCATCATGGTACG AGTGATCAAGACCAAGAGCGTCGAGTACATGCCCTTCTTCCTGTCGCTGGTGAGCTTCCTCAACGGCGTCTGCTGGACGTCCTACGCTCTCATCAAATTCGACCTATGCGTCACG ATCCCCAATGGCCTCGGTGCGCTGTTCGGCCTGGTCCTGTACGCCTGCTACTACAAGTCGACCCCCAAGAAGGAGAAGCTCAAATTAGATTGA
- the LOC100842039 gene encoding origin of replication complex subunit 4 isoform X3: MAAAAAAPVASQAQAVLRKRLCDPAFVHSPLKSSPDTNYSKLKYLVASSVSEACNNSVLLLGPRGCGKGAVLDMVLEDLKKEHPDAISVIRLNGMLHSDDNCAMKDIARQLCLQHELSFSKMASSDDNTEFMIDMLRECGLAHKTVIFILEEFDLFAQGKQRLLYSLLDAMQSLTSQAVVIGMSCRLDADQLLEKRVRSRFSHRKLLFIPSSLDDIQSFRVVSYMDKESGLLSIDCFTNALSCMQRQPKMDSLQDLSILELYVLVCMNRLEDKEQNSYNFNTIMKEYKSIQDAYKTSDKYATTVCFRAFEHLLDRELITFADTKGRNIALEYRPVKLLISSRELAESLKLNTTCPTVLQKLLDRERYM; this comes from the exons atggcggcggcggcggcggcgcccgtcGCGAGTCAAGCACAGGCAGTGCTCCGCAAGCGGCTCTGCGACCCGGCCTTCGTCCACTCCCCTCTCAAATCCTCGCCAGACACCAACTACAG TAAGCTGAAGTACCTCGTGGCTAGTTCCGTCTCAGAGGCCTGCAACAATTCCGTCCTCCTGCTTGGACCCCGCGGCTGCGGAAAAGGAGCG GTGCTCGACATGGTTCTAGAGGACCTGAAGAAGGAACATCCTGATGCGATATCTGTG atcaGGCTGAATGGGATGTTACATAGTGATGACAACTGTGCCATGAAG GACATTGCTAGGCAGCTTTGTTTGCAGCATGAACTGTCATTTTCCAAAATG GCTTCTTCAGATGACAACACCGAATTCATGATTGACATGTTACG GGAGTGCGGATTAGCTCACAAGACTGTAATTTTTATCCTGGAAGAGTTTGACCTCTTTGCTCAG GGGAAGCAGCGGTTACTCTATAGCTTACTTGATGCGATGCAGTCTCTTACATCACAAGCTGTTGTCATTGGTATGAGTTGCCGATTG GATGCAGATCAACTGCTAGAAAAAAGAGTTCGATCCCGCTTCTCTCATAGGAAGCTTCTTTTCATTCCTTCTTCATTGGATGATATACAGAG TTTCAGAGTGGTGTCATATATGGACAAGGAATCTGGACTTCTGTCAATTGACTGCTTTACAAATGCACTTTCCTGCATGCAGAGGCAACCCAAGATGGACAGTTTGCAAG ATCTGTCGATTTTGGAACTGTACGTACTTGTGTGCATGAATAGACTAGAAGATAAGGAGCAAAATTCTTACAACTTCAACACTATAATGAAAG AATACAAATCTATACAGGACGCCTACAAAACTTCTGACAAGTATGCTACCACTGTTTGTTTTAGG GCTTTTGAACATCTTCTGGATCGCGAGTTGATTACCTTCGCAGATACCAAAGGGAGAAATATAGCGCTTGAATATCGGCCTGTCAAACTTCTAATATCTTCTCGTGAGCTTGCAGAATCCCTCAAGTTAAACACTACCTGCCCT ACTGTACTGCAGAAGCTGCTTGACCGTGAAAGATACATGTAA